One stretch of Kogia breviceps isolate mKogBre1 chromosome 18, mKogBre1 haplotype 1, whole genome shotgun sequence DNA includes these proteins:
- the LOC131745289 gene encoding protein FRG2-like-1 produces MEHPADQPPVQQDSMEERGSDAEEKLSEEGKIFSSQLQPNSMEERGSDAEEKLSEEKGSEPKTDEEENSKENETQDRNSCTTLSDSERGSSPESSRKRKLNSRDDGTCERTGASPDERSATSEKKKQKVLDSGHGRESEEIQDASPGRFQRKRPGRSKRPRSRSPGDQPPPLRKTLLTSLRSMSEAIYQNIVNVYNHKGYSPPLREQLAQLRGPLFTAVLTTYAMANQAAYVFPAEGWLVPSPLPAPWGPAGAGGEGPCSKDSLPLP; encoded by the exons ATGGAACACCCCGCTGACCAGCCTCCCGTCCAGCAGGACTCCATGGAAGAAAGGGGCTCTGATGCAGAGGAGAAACTATCCGAAGAAGGCAAAATATTCTCTTCCCAGTTGCAACCGAACTCCATGGAAGAAAGGGGCTCTGATGCAGAGGAGAAACTATCCGAAGAAAAAG gGTCAGAGCCCAAGACAGATGAGGAGGAGAATTCGAAGGAAAACGAGACACAAGACAGAAACAGCTGCACTACTCTGTCAG ATTCAGAACGCGGCTCCAGTCCGGAGAGCTCCAGGAAGAGGAAGCTCAATTCCAGGGACGACGGCACCTGCGAGAGAACAG GGGCCTCTCCAGATGAGCGCAGTGCGACttcggaaaagaagaaacagaaggtcCTTGACTCTGGCCACGGCAGGGAGAGTGAAGAAATCCAGGATGCCAGCCCCGGGAGATTCCAGAGGAAGCGCCCTGGGCGCAGCAAGAGGCCCAGATCCAGGTCTCCAGGAGACCAGCCGCCTCCACTTCGGAAAACCCTCTTGACCTCCCTGCGCTCTATGTCTGAGGCCATTTATCAGAACATAGTTAATGTGTACAACCACAAGGGCTATTCCCCGCCGCTCCGGGAGCAGCTGGCCCAGCTGCGGGGGCCTCTGTTCACCGCAGTGCTGACCACATACGCCATGGCCAACCAGGCGGCCTATGTCTTCCCTGCCGAGGGCTGGCTCGTCCCAAGCCCACTGCCGGCTCCCTGGGGTCCAGCCGGGGCTGGAGGAGAAGGTCCGTGCTCCAAGGACAGCCTACCTCTTCCCTAG